A region of Candidatus Poribacteria bacterium DNA encodes the following proteins:
- the cimA gene encoding citramalate synthase — protein sequence MLELYDTTLRDGSQGEGVAFSVEDKLLIIKALDRLGIHYIEGGYPGSNPKDMEFFKGAKSLELQQAVVVPFGSTRHPRYQPSEDPNLLALLDTGARTVTIFGKSWELHATDVLRVTAQENIELIESSVRFLVENGREVVYDAEHFFDGYDDQPDYALQTLKAAARGGARCVVLCDTNGGRLPLEIQEGVRAVMAEIDLPVGIHTHNDAGVGVANTVLAVQAGAAHVQGTFNGYGERCGNANLASIIPTLKLKLGIDCISEEGLSQLTETSRLISELANLPHDERQPYVGSSAFAHKGGMHIDAVRKNSRTFEHINPEMVGNEQRILLSDQAGKSAILKKIERHYPNYDKNSPEVIALFDRLKEAENAGYQYEAADASFELLTRTLLDGYQPFFDLLGFRVIIEKVKDHGIRSEATIKVMAPDGEVEHTAADGDGPVNALDSALRKALERFYPSLQDVHLTDYKVRVLDTQAGTGAKVRVLIEASDGREHWGTVGVSENIIQASWEALTDSLEYKLYKDSRET from the coding sequence ATGCTTGAACTTTACGATACAACGCTCAGAGACGGAAGCCAAGGGGAAGGTGTCGCTTTCTCCGTTGAGGACAAGCTACTTATCATCAAAGCCCTTGACCGTCTGGGAATCCATTACATCGAAGGCGGATATCCCGGCTCGAATCCAAAAGATATGGAGTTTTTCAAAGGTGCAAAGTCGCTTGAACTCCAGCAGGCGGTAGTCGTGCCTTTCGGCAGCACGCGCCATCCGCGCTATCAACCTAGTGAAGACCCCAATCTGCTAGCGTTACTGGATACAGGTGCCCGCACCGTCACGATTTTTGGAAAAAGTTGGGAACTCCACGCGACAGACGTACTTCGTGTCACAGCACAGGAAAACATCGAACTCATCGAAAGCTCAGTCCGTTTTCTGGTCGAGAACGGACGCGAGGTCGTCTACGACGCAGAACACTTCTTTGATGGTTATGACGACCAGCCGGATTACGCCTTGCAAACCCTCAAAGCGGCAGCACGGGGCGGTGCCAGATGCGTCGTGCTATGCGACACGAACGGGGGACGATTGCCTCTAGAAATTCAGGAAGGTGTCCGGGCAGTCATGGCAGAGATTGATCTGCCGGTCGGCATCCACACCCATAACGATGCCGGCGTGGGGGTTGCAAACACTGTTCTTGCTGTGCAAGCGGGGGCAGCGCATGTGCAAGGAACATTCAACGGCTACGGTGAACGCTGCGGCAATGCGAATCTCGCCTCTATCATCCCGACTCTCAAACTCAAATTGGGAATCGACTGCATCAGCGAAGAAGGACTCAGCCAACTGACGGAAACATCACGCCTCATCAGTGAATTGGCGAACCTGCCGCACGACGAGCGTCAGCCGTACGTCGGGAGTTCCGCGTTCGCCCACAAAGGCGGTATGCACATTGACGCTGTGCGAAAAAATTCGCGCACCTTTGAACATATAAATCCGGAGATGGTTGGCAATGAGCAACGCATCTTACTCTCAGATCAGGCGGGTAAAAGCGCTATCCTGAAAAAGATCGAAAGACACTATCCAAATTACGACAAAAATTCACCGGAAGTGATCGCCCTTTTCGATCGGTTGAAGGAAGCTGAAAATGCAGGCTATCAATATGAAGCTGCCGATGCGTCGTTTGAGCTGCTGACCCGTACACTCTTGGACGGGTATCAGCCATTTTTCGATCTACTCGGATTTCGTGTGATTATTGAAAAAGTCAAAGACCACGGCATACGGTCTGAAGCGACGATTAAAGTAATGGCACCCGATGGTGAGGTCGAACACACCGCCGCTGATGGCGATGGTCCCGTCAATGCCCTTGACAGCGCTCTACGCAAAGCGCTTGAGCGTTTCTACCCTTCGCTACAGGATGTCCATCTCACCGACTATAAGGTACGCGTTTTGGACACCCAAGCCGGCACCGGCGCGAAAGTGCGTGTGCTGATTGAAGCGAGTGATGGGCGGGAGCACTGGGGTACGGTTGGCGTATCAGAAAACATCATACAGGCGAGCTGGGAAGCCCTCACGGATAGCTTGGAATACAAGCTCTACAAAGACAGCCGTGAGACGTAA
- a CDS encoding RNA polymerase sigma factor, with amino-acid sequence MTDKMIDDLSDQEDTQLATLTKAGNEEAFRSLFDKHYNWVYSKTYRMLCNHQDTEEISLDIFMKVWQKIGKWDTVQGSFQAWLNVVAKNTIIDAIRKKERIREALLSMEDESELPLVEYQDQRPTPEKQVESREAQEILEWALQMVKKPNHRVAWILRHLEGYSIAEISQTLQRKEGTVKIWIFRCTEELRQILTRKGLKWV; translated from the coding sequence GTGACAGATAAAATGATCGATGACCTATCGGATCAAGAAGACACACAACTGGCAACGTTGACAAAGGCTGGAAACGAAGAGGCCTTTCGATCGTTGTTTGATAAACATTACAACTGGGTTTATAGTAAAACATATCGAATGCTGTGCAATCATCAGGATACGGAGGAAATATCCTTAGATATCTTTATGAAAGTGTGGCAGAAGATCGGGAAGTGGGATACTGTTCAAGGTAGTTTTCAAGCGTGGTTGAATGTTGTTGCAAAAAATACAATAATTGATGCTATTCGCAAAAAAGAAAGAATTCGCGAGGCACTTTTAAGTATGGAGGATGAATCTGAATTGCCACTTGTTGAATACCAAGACCAGCGACCAACGCCTGAAAAACAGGTCGAATCCCGAGAAGCTCAAGAGATTCTTGAATGGGCACTCCAGATGGTGAAAAAGCCGAATCACCGAGTTGCTTGGATTCTGCGCCATCTGGAAGGGTATAGTATTGCCGAGATTTCGCAAACACTCCAGCGTAAGGAAGGAACTGTGAAAATCTGGATCTTCCGTTGCACAGAAGAGTTACGCCAAATTCTTACCAGAAAGGGTTTAAAATGGGTTTAA
- a CDS encoding tetratricopeptide repeat protein, whose protein sequence is MATKEELYDQALTHFGNNELEAAVTVFNTLLEQYPDYVDGHIGLGHAYERMSRYDEAIEAIKKAIEIDPNDPLNYTSLSMCYQRKGMIQEAEDAMAKSHQLQMGT, encoded by the coding sequence ATGGCAACAAAAGAGGAACTTTACGATCAGGCTTTAACACATTTCGGGAACAACGAACTTGAGGCGGCGGTGACTGTGTTCAATACACTCCTCGAACAATACCCCGATTATGTGGATGGACATATTGGACTTGGGCACGCATATGAACGGATGAGCAGATATGACGAGGCAATTGAGGCGATCAAAAAAGCAATCGAGATAGACCCGAATGATCCACTTAATTACACCAGTTTATCGATGTGTTACCAGCGCAAAGGGATGATTCAGGAAGCGGAAGACGCAATGGCAAAATCACACCAGCTACAGATGGGAACATAA
- a CDS encoding FHA domain-containing protein — translation MKFWKKITQNFSKDEVRKAEMLEIHTRRIRGERLSRKQTRLLKASEQYPELDPLKELIDFAHHRFEERENVTPLPGAKRRIANNLMQLIGRDAPEDDALLGDEIGLAPAYSPDLVGSDSELALPNVSGDLPPPIPEAVDPLNETVILEGEAVESATSPVEACHLKLKVAQGDEVGREYDISFQPMIIGCGEEVAVQLDANTPVSQRHALLTVDDDELLITNLDSDSGTSVDGAKITEPTTLHVASRVQIGGQVLEVAAFRRDASVLGVSFEVVEGPDVGQVHWVHFKEMTVGRSAAAQIKFADSTGTLSRLHARFNLKNGEVYLTDLGSKNGTYLDGFRIEEPTVVEPGMHIGFSEIVCEVMHIEHI, via the coding sequence ATGAAATTTTGGAAAAAAATAACACAAAATTTCAGTAAAGATGAAGTAAGAAAAGCGGAGATGCTAGAGATTCATACACGCAGAATCCGAGGAGAACGGCTATCTCGCAAGCAAACCCGGTTGTTAAAAGCGAGCGAGCAATATCCAGAGTTGGACCCTTTGAAAGAGCTCATTGATTTTGCACATCACCGTTTTGAGGAAAGAGAAAACGTCACCCCACTTCCTGGAGCAAAACGACGCATCGCTAATAATTTGATGCAGTTGATTGGTCGTGACGCTCCGGAAGATGATGCGCTGCTAGGCGATGAAATTGGCTTGGCGCCAGCATACAGCCCTGATCTGGTCGGGAGTGATAGTGAACTTGCCTTACCAAATGTTTCCGGTGATCTACCGCCACCAATTCCTGAAGCGGTAGATCCGCTTAATGAGACGGTCATCCTTGAAGGTGAAGCGGTAGAATCGGCAACGTCTCCAGTAGAGGCGTGTCACCTGAAATTGAAGGTTGCGCAGGGCGATGAGGTTGGACGTGAGTATGACATCTCTTTCCAACCTATGATTATCGGCTGTGGGGAGGAGGTAGCTGTCCAGTTAGATGCCAACACCCCTGTATCACAACGTCATGCGTTACTCACCGTTGATGACGATGAGCTGCTGATCACAAATCTTGACAGCGACAGCGGCACGTCGGTTGATGGCGCTAAAATTACTGAACCAACAACACTTCATGTCGCCTCTAGGGTACAGATTGGCGGACAGGTACTTGAAGTGGCTGCATTCCGGCGGGATGCTAGTGTCCTAGGTGTTTCCTTTGAAGTCGTAGAAGGACCCGATGTCGGACAGGTCCACTGGGTCCATTTCAAAGAAATGACAGTCGGACGCAGCGCAGCAGCGCAAATCAAATTTGCTGATTCAACAGGAACCCTCTCTCGCCTACATGCTCGGTTTAATCTGAAAAACGGCGAGGTATATCTTACCGATCTCGGTAGCAAAAACGGGACTTACCTTGATGGCTTTCGTATAGAGGAGCCAACCGTCGTTGAACCAGGCATGCACATTGGGTTCAGTGAAATTGTCTGTGAAGTCATGCACATTGAACACATTTAG
- a CDS encoding CvpA family protein: MGKLDIAIVIIAGVGGLSCLRAGFTRSVWGIAALSAGAFVASQVWQDVTPFLLRFIKQETLAKWISIIAIVAAVSIVIDMVFSHIQKVVERGVLGWVNHIIGGAFGVVSSAILIGCFLLLLDRFGGEEARQAVANSRFGPDLLEIARQVFDFGEEAIKEHFGPM, translated from the coding sequence ATGGGAAAACTTGATATTGCCATCGTAATCATTGCTGGTGTCGGTGGTCTGAGCTGCCTGCGGGCAGGCTTTACACGGAGCGTCTGGGGAATTGCTGCTCTGTCTGCTGGTGCATTCGTCGCTAGCCAAGTCTGGCAAGACGTGACCCCTTTCCTCCTCCGTTTCATAAAGCAAGAAACGCTCGCTAAGTGGATCAGTATTATCGCTATTGTCGCCGCTGTGAGCATCGTAATTGATATGGTGTTTAGTCACATTCAGAAGGTTGTAGAGCGTGGCGTCTTAGGGTGGGTCAACCACATCATCGGAGGCGCTTTTGGAGTGGTATCTAGTGCTATTCTAATTGGATGTTTTCTCTTGTTGTTGGATCGCTTCGGCGGAGAGGAAGCCAGACAAGCCGTTGCCAATTCTCGTTTTGGCCCCGATCTCTTAGAGATTGCTAGGCAAGTTTTCGACTTTGGGGAGGAGGCAATTAAAGAACATTTTGGACCGATGTAA
- a CDS encoding tetratricopeptide repeat protein gives MSQRQAAFAHFNRAANLYRQVCYAQAIEYYLAGLEIDPMCVEAYADLAKAYEKLGCWNQAIESLETALRLRPGYPTALRRKKRILEEKSVYDSLTDKLNLALNAADQHQSTDPVQRSSPAIEHEFFTLTGRCTIPQNLLLTVSQIIEHTYHEVGKIFQCHPQHKIPVLIEDAKQIDTSQVTTSVHSTASPVEVGNHTLFSDASLPQWAVACYDNGSIRLTYRPYSDSSLGVLYAVIRHEWAHLLIDLLAGGRCPNWLDEGLAQFVARPLMNSEKTHLQQASRDKHLLPLHLLQKPFRNLPEKQRRLAYLQSYAITKYLIQQFGFAVLRDVLENLGDEKSTDTAFQVVFGKTEKEIVASSVGHCMTI, from the coding sequence ATGAGTCAGAGACAAGCTGCTTTCGCCCATTTTAACCGTGCTGCAAATCTTTATCGGCAAGTCTGTTATGCCCAAGCCATTGAATATTATCTGGCGGGCTTAGAAATCGATCCGATGTGTGTGGAGGCGTATGCAGACTTGGCAAAGGCGTATGAAAAATTGGGGTGCTGGAATCAAGCGATCGAATCGCTGGAGACTGCGCTAAGACTACGTCCCGGCTATCCAACCGCCCTTCGCCGGAAGAAACGTATTCTCGAGGAGAAAAGTGTTTACGATAGCTTAACCGATAAACTAAATCTAGCCCTTAATGCCGCCGACCAACATCAGTCAACCGATCCAGTTCAGCGAAGCAGCCCCGCAATCGAACACGAGTTCTTCACACTAACCGGCAGGTGCACAATCCCACAGAATTTATTATTAACCGTATCGCAAATTATCGAACACACTTATCATGAGGTCGGCAAAATTTTCCAATGCCACCCGCAACACAAGATTCCTGTTCTTATTGAAGATGCCAAGCAAATAGATACGTCACAAGTCACAACGTCGGTGCACAGCACAGCATCTCCGGTTGAAGTTGGAAATCACACACTGTTTTCGGATGCTTCTCTCCCACAGTGGGCGGTCGCTTGCTATGACAATGGAAGTATTCGGCTGACTTACCGTCCTTATAGCGATTCCAGTCTCGGCGTTTTATACGCAGTCATTCGCCACGAATGGGCACATCTTCTTATTGATCTACTGGCGGGTGGGCGATGTCCCAACTGGCTCGACGAAGGACTTGCTCAATTTGTTGCACGTCCGTTAATGAACTCCGAGAAGACGCACCTACAACAAGCAAGTCGAGATAAACATCTCTTACCTCTCCACCTCCTGCAAAAACCGTTTCGGAACCTTCCGGAGAAGCAACGCCGTTTAGCATACCTCCAGTCCTACGCAATCACCAAATACCTGATACAGCAATTCGGTTTTGCTGTGCTCCGAGATGTTCTCGAAAACCTCGGCGACGAAAAATCGACCGATACAGCATTTCAAGTAGTGTTCGGGAAAACAGAAAAAGAAATCGTCGCTTCAAGCGTGGGGCATTGCATGACCATCTAG